gctgatatctctaaatggatgaatgaacggcaccttcaactcaatctttcaaagactgagctccttgtcatcccagccagtccctctatgtaaccacagatcaatatccagcttggaacaaccaaactcatgcccacaaagtctgcgcggaacctgggtgtcatgattgatgaccagctaacttttaaggttcaagtagcctcgattgcccggtcatgtcgatttgccctgtacaacatcaggaaaatcagaccttacctgtaaGAACACGCTACACGCTACAtatcttgtgatatcacgcatcgattattgcaactctctactggcaggtcttcctacatgcactatcaaacctctgcaaatgatacaaaatgcagcagcacgactggtcttcaaccttcctaaaagagcacatgtcactccgctattcatctccttacactggctcccagttactgctcgcatcaaatttaaaactctgctgctcgcttacaaaacagcgacaaaaacggctcctccttactttaactctctcatccaggtctacactccctcccgcccactacgctctgccaatgaaaggcgtctgatccaaccttcacaacaggatCATACGTCTCTGACTAGagtcctctcctctgttgccccccggtggtggaatgaacttccaaactctattcgatctgcagagtccctcttcatctttaagaaaaagctaaagacccagctctttcatgaatacctacttaCTTAATGATCatggtttcgatatcattgatgatgatggttgtaacgattgtttttgtttgataacgatgacttataagatggtttccaTACTGATTaaagctctcaagaactgccgtcaatgttgtgctttgcctctgtgcaatgcctgtcagcacctgtgtgtccaatcggactcaaagctgatcgtttgctcttactgacattgttcccttttttctagatccttgcttgtgttgtactttgtctctgatgtacgtcgctttggataaaagcgtctgctaagtgaattgtagaagtgTAGAATTCTGCAATACTTGTGGTGAAAAGACTTTAATGACTGGTGTTTCAAAACACCCTGAGATTTGGGGTGATATGAGCTGGAAACATTCACAGTGCTGAGAATGTGTTTGAAGGGTTTGACTGGAAATTAATGCCTTGGTCTGTTTAGATTACACAAGGAAGGCCAAAGGTGGAGAGAGAAATCctttttgaaaaacataaaCTTAATCCAACCAAAGATTCTACATACCTCATGTGGATTGAGTCTTTCAAGTGTCTGATGTAGTCCTTGGTGATGTAGCCCTCCACCTCCTTCATCTTGTCTTTATCAGGCAGGATGATCATCATGGATGCTTTGCCCTTGTATGGCAGCATGACAACAGTGGTGTGGTTTTCTTGATCCCAGTGAGCCTTGTAGTTGCCGGTTCTTGTCATCATGTCCACCTTAACTTTGGTGGTTTTGTCCACTTGGAAGTCGTGTTCACGTGTCATATCACTGTTGAAAGGTTTCTCCCACATTCCTGTACAACTTATCTTAATTATTAACTGTGGATGTCTGACCAAAAATCATTATACTTTATTAAGATCAtcaaaattacttttttttattatttacatgtaaatggtgtgtgtctcacaaaTTCAAACTTGCTTCTTACCCTTAAAGTAGACGTAGTTAATCAGCACCATGGCCATATCAGGGTCTAGGTCCTTCACCATATCTTTGATCATGTCCTGGGTTTTATTTGCAATGAATCTGTTGATCTCAGCTGCAGCCTCAGAGAGATTGTTGTGGTTCACATTGAAGATCTCACCTTGGTAGAACTGCTTGACATCATTCAGGAACTTCTCCAGAGGACTGAAGCCCGAGCGCACTGCAGCAGCATTTCCAACATCCAGCTGAAGATTCTTCTGGCTGCGTCCATGGATGTCAAAGAGGTGCTTGTACGCTTCATTGACCTGAGTTTGGTTGAAGGCACTGTAGCCCAGGCTGGAGAACAGTTGGCTGTGAGTTTCCCCTCGAGCCCCTGCAGAGACCATTGACAGGGCGGTGGAGATGCCAAACGGCGAGTAGAAGATGTTCTTTCCAGGAGCGGCTTCAGCGTTCAGACTTTTGTAGAGGGCAAATGCAAAGTCAGCATTGGGAGAGGACAGCTTGTTGGAGGTAATATCTCCGGTATGGCTGTGTTCAGAGCCGTGGCTCTGATGGTGGTCTGCCCAGGCTGCAGCCAGCAGCAGTGCTGCAAGTGCACAACTACTGACAATACCACACATCTTCACAGCCTGTAGACATGACAGGAAAACATTGAGAACGTTCTTAGTAGCTTGTCCATTCTATTTGACTATATATTATTTGGTGACCAACCCCATGAATGAGTGATTCATTGCTGAGATAAACAAAATGTGTCATGAGGTAATGCGGAaacactgtactgtacatataattaatatatatataatatataattacGTCACTCTATAGTTCATTTGGTGACCTACCAAATTAATAAGTAATGAATTGATAAGGCACACAAAATGTAACATGAGGTAAAGTGGAAACATTGTTCACAATAACATTGAGAATCAAAAGGATAAAGTCAACAGTAGTTTAAAGCTTGACACATTTAACCAGGACGTTcttaaatatttacacttcCACTGTCACAAATACTGTCACCATTTTCTCAAGGGTTCACTTTAAAAGACTAACTAAATACAAATGCATCTCACTTCTCAAGTTTAAGTTCT
The Labrus bergylta chromosome 15, fLabBer1.1, whole genome shotgun sequence DNA segment above includes these coding regions:
- the LOC109982326 gene encoding alpha-1-antitrypsin homolog, with amino-acid sequence MCGIVSSCALAALLLAAAWADHHQSHGSEHSHTGDITSNKLSSPNADFAFALYKSLNAEAAPGKNIFYSPFGISTALSMVSAGARGETHSQLFSSLGYSAFNQTQVNEAYKHLFDIHGRSQKNLQLDVGNAAAVRSGFSPLEKFLNDVKQFYQGEIFNVNHNNLSEAAAEINRFIANKTQDMIKDMVKDLDPDMAMVLINYVYFKGMWEKPFNSDMTREHDFQVDKTTKVKVDMMTRTGNYKAHWDQENHTTVVMLPYKGKASMMIILPDKDKMKEVEGYITKDYIRHLKDSIHMSYIRLSLPKFSISTDAALERPLKEMGITNVFEDSADFSGISEEVRLKISKTSHKAALSVTEMGTEAAATSFAEFIYFSLPPSVTINRPFLVFIVENTTGSILFMGKINDPTAK